In one Diabrotica virgifera virgifera chromosome 7, PGI_DIABVI_V3a genomic region, the following are encoded:
- the LOC126888615 gene encoding phenylalanine--tRNA ligase alpha subunit-like has translation MTRFSVIGIDQLEFKPAYNPYTEPSMEIFCFHPGLGKWIETGNSGVFRPEMLLPMGLPEDVSVIAWGLSLERPTMIKYGFNNIRDLVGPKVDLEMIIRSPICRLNR, from the exons ATGACTAGGTTTTCTGTGATTG GTATTGACCAACTGGAATTCAAACCAGCCTACAATCCCTACACCGAACCTAGTATGGAAATTTTCTGTTTTCATCCGGGTCTTGGAAAGTGGATAGAAACTGGTAATTCTGGTGTATTCCGACCAGAAATGTTACTCCCAATGGGCTTGCCTGAAGATGTTTCTGTGATTGCTTGGGGATTGTCGTTGGAGAGACCAACCATGATTAAATATGGATTTAATAATATCAGAGACTTGGTTGGACCTAAAGTGGATTTGGAAATGATTATTAGAAGTCCTATATGCAGACTTAATAGATAG